The Corynebacterium sp. SCR221107 genome includes the window GATGGGGGTGGCGTTGCCGTCCAGCGTGCGGTTAGTGCCACGCCGCGTTTTCTAGCTTTATCAGTCTCTGATGCCGCAGAAGACGTCATTTCCGTTATTCGTGCGGGTGCGCGCGGGTATGTCACCAAGTCGATCTCCGGTCCTGAGCTGGTGGAGGCGATTACGCGGGTGCATACCGGGGATGCTGTTTTTAGTCCGCGCCTGGCAGGTTTTGTGCTCGATGCCTTTGCTCGTCCTGATCATGAGGCGGGAGCGGGTGTGGTTGAGGATCCGGTACGCGACGCCGCCGTCGATCGCGGTGCGCCTGTGTCGGATCCTATCGTCGATGCGCTGACTCGCCGCGAACTAGA containing:
- a CDS encoding LuxR C-terminal-related transcriptional regulator, whose translation is MTVFLVDDHSVFRAGVKAEIGGQVAIVGEAGTVADAVAGIDATCPDVVLLDVHMPDGGGVAVQRAVSATPRFLALSVSDAAEDVISVIRAGARGYVTKSISGPELVEAITRVHTGDAVFSPRLAGFVLDAFARPDHEAGAGVVEDPVRDAAVDRGAPVSDPIVDALTRRELEVLKLLARGYTYKEIAQALFISVKTVETHASNILRKTQQSNRHALTRWAVSRDLD